The following coding sequences are from one Phyllostomus discolor isolate MPI-MPIP mPhyDis1 chromosome 11, mPhyDis1.pri.v3, whole genome shotgun sequence window:
- the KCTD4 gene encoding BTB/POZ domain-containing protein KCTD4, with protein sequence MECKLNRREKEKEYEEKDNNLEDADQGKNCKSSLMTLNVGGYLYITQKQTLTKYPDTFLEGIVNGKILCPFDADGHYFIDRDGLLFRHVLNFLRNGELLLPEGFRENQLLAQEAEFFQLKGLAEEVKSRWEKEQLTPRETTFLEITDNHDRSQGLRIFCNAPDFISKIKSRIVLVSKSRLDGFPEEFSISSNIIQFKYFIKSENGTRLVLKEDNTFVCTLETLKFEAIMMALKCGFRLLTSLDCSKGSIVHSDALHFIK encoded by the coding sequence ATGGAGTGTAAactaaatagaagagaaaaagaaaaggaatatgaaGAGAAAGACAACAACCTGGAAGATGCTGACCAAGGAAAGAACTGCAAATCTTCACTGATGACGCTAAACGTTGGTGGATATTTATACATTACTCAAAAACAAACACTGACCAAGTACCCAGACACTTTCCTTGAAGGTATAGTAAATGGAAAAATCCTCTGCCCATTTGATGCTGATGGTCATTATTTCATAGACAGGGATGGGCTCCTCTTCAGGCATGTCCTAAACTTCCTACGAAATGGAGAACTACTACTGCCCGAAGGGTTTCGAGAAAATCAACTTCTCGCACAAGAAGCAGAATTCTTTCAGCTCAAGGGACTGGCAGAGGAAGTGAAATCCAGGTGGGAGAAAGAACAGCTAACACCCAGAGAGACTACTTTCTTGGAGATAACAGATAACCATGATCGCTCACAAGGACTGAGAATCTTCTGTAATGCTCCTGATTTCATATCAAAGATAAAATCTCGTATTGTTCTGGTGTCCAAAAGCAGGCTGGATGGATTTCCAGAGGAGTTTTCAATATCGTCAAATATCATTCAATTTAAATACTTCATAAAGTCTGAAAATGGCACTCGGCTTGTACTAAAGGAAGATAACACCTTTGTCTGTACGCTGGAGACTCTTAAGTTTGAGGCTATAATGATGGCTTTAAAGTGTGGCTTTAGACTGCTGACCAGCCTGGACTGTTCCAAAGGGTCAATTGTTCACAGCGATGCACTTCATTTTATCAAGTAA